In Candidatus Kaistella beijingensis, a genomic segment contains:
- the sppA gene encoding signal peptide peptidase SppA: MKSFFKNVIANIVAIMIVIAIGILALLMMIAASALSGSEKAHVKNNSVLTLDFNTNIIDSPSEDSPEMFSFNAEKEKNVLIFDMIEAIKKAKSDDKIKGISIETDGLRAGMTQLDDIRAALQDFKKSGKFVYAYGNNVSQPAYYLGSVADKYFLNPAGGIELKGLSTEILYMKNFINKYGIGMQIIRHGKYKSAVEPFLRDDMSPENKEQISTMLKDLWSGTSEKMAASRKIDTAQFRTVVDSLYGMIPDLSLQHKLADQLIQKTEYDNLIRTKLNLKEKDKLNKISFIKYISSYSEDNVKKDNQVAVLYASGAIYNGEGYDAVYSENFVKEIKKLTENDKVKAVVFRINSPGGSANASDEILFELQQLKKKKPLIVSFGDYAASGGYYIAMGADKIYSEPNTLTGSIGVFGMIPNFKEIANKNGLSSHAVTTNANSNMYSPINGVTSGGISMMTRSVEQTYKRFVYFVTQNRKKSFEQIDEIGGGRVWSGTRAKQLGLVDELGSLNDAINYAAQKAKMKEYNVAAYPKKVSPFEQFFKNMEEDELSARLIKNKIGKENYKVFEQITNPKLQGGVMMEMPYQIKFD, encoded by the coding sequence ATGAAAAGTTTTTTTAAAAATGTTATTGCAAATATAGTCGCAATTATGATTGTGATCGCAATTGGCATTTTGGCATTGTTGATGATGATTGCAGCCAGCGCTTTAAGTGGCAGCGAAAAAGCTCACGTTAAGAATAATTCTGTACTCACTTTAGACTTTAATACTAATATTATCGACAGTCCTTCCGAAGACAGCCCGGAAATGTTTTCATTCAACGCAGAAAAAGAAAAAAACGTTCTGATTTTCGATATGATTGAAGCTATTAAGAAAGCAAAATCAGATGATAAAATTAAAGGAATTAGTATTGAAACAGATGGTTTGAGAGCCGGAATGACACAATTGGACGATATTCGCGCTGCTTTACAAGATTTCAAAAAGAGCGGTAAATTTGTGTATGCGTATGGAAATAACGTTTCTCAACCTGCTTATTATCTAGGGTCTGTTGCCGATAAATATTTCCTGAATCCTGCAGGTGGAATTGAATTGAAAGGTCTATCCACAGAGATTCTCTACATGAAAAACTTTATCAACAAATACGGGATCGGAATGCAGATCATCCGTCACGGAAAGTATAAATCTGCAGTGGAGCCTTTCTTAAGAGATGACATGTCGCCTGAAAACAAGGAGCAGATTTCAACCATGCTTAAAGATTTATGGTCAGGAACTTCAGAAAAAATGGCTGCTTCAAGAAAAATCGATACTGCACAGTTTAGAACTGTTGTTGACAGTCTTTATGGAATGATCCCAGATTTAAGTTTGCAACACAAATTAGCCGATCAACTGATTCAAAAAACCGAATATGACAATCTAATAAGAACAAAACTTAATCTTAAAGAAAAGGATAAGCTCAACAAAATTTCTTTCATCAAATACATCAGTTCTTACAGCGAAGACAATGTTAAAAAAGACAACCAGGTTGCGGTTTTATACGCATCAGGAGCAATTTACAATGGTGAAGGTTATGATGCTGTTTATTCCGAAAACTTTGTGAAAGAAATTAAAAAACTAACTGAAAACGATAAAGTAAAAGCGGTCGTTTTCCGAATTAATTCTCCGGGCGGAAGTGCAAATGCTTCGGATGAAATCCTTTTCGAGCTTCAACAACTGAAAAAGAAAAAACCTTTGATTGTTTCCTTCGGCGACTACGCCGCTTCCGGAGGTTATTACATCGCAATGGGTGCTGATAAAATTTACTCCGAACCCAATACTTTAACCGGATCGATCGGAGTTTTCGGTATGATTCCCAACTTTAAAGAAATTGCAAATAAAAATGGTCTAAGTTCACATGCCGTAACAACAAATGCCAATTCCAACATGTATTCCCCAATCAACGGAGTTACTTCTGGTGGAATTTCGATGATGACGAGAAGTGTGGAACAGACTTACAAAAGATTCGTTTATTTCGTGACACAAAACCGTAAAAAATCTTTCGAACAAATTGACGAAATCGGCGGCGGAAGAGTTTGGAGCGGAACCCGCGCAAAACAACTCGGACTTGTTGACGAATTGGGAAGTTTAAACGATGCTATTAATTACGCAGCCCAAAAAGCAAAAATGAAAGAGTACAACGTTGCGGCTTACCCGAAAAAAGTAAGTCCTTTCGAGCAATTCTTTAAAAACATGGAAGAAGACGAACTTTCTGCACGTCTTATTAAAAACAAAATAGGAAAAGAAAACTACAAAGTTTTTGAACAAATCACCAATCCAAAACTTCAGGGAGGCGTAATGATGGAAATGCCTTATCAAATCAAATTCGACTAA
- the folK gene encoding 2-amino-4-hydroxy-6-hydroxymethyldihydropteridine diphosphokinase, with product MSQHLVTLLLGSNLGDREKNIETALKRIESSVGEIIEKTEILYTAPVEFVSNNIFCNIALLLKTQFSPIHILNSIKKIEYDMGRTKDTLISNSYSDRSIDIDIVLFGGVHFVSERLQIPHFKHLYNREFSRKLLDQLTKH from the coding sequence ATGTCGCAACATTTGGTCACTTTGTTACTTGGCAGTAATTTGGGAGATAGAGAAAAAAATATTGAAACTGCATTAAAACGGATAGAAAGCAGCGTTGGTGAAATTATAGAAAAAACTGAAATTTTGTACACAGCGCCCGTAGAATTTGTCAGTAATAATATTTTTTGTAATATTGCATTACTTTTAAAAACACAATTTTCGCCTATACATATTTTGAATTCTATAAAGAAAATCGAGTATGATATGGGGAGAACAAAAGATACATTGATTTCAAATTCATATTCAGACAGGAGTATCGATATAGATATTGTTCTGTTTGGAGGCGTGCATTTTGTCTCAGAAAGGCTACAAATACCGCATTTTAAGCATTTGTATAATCGAGAATTTTCTAGAAAGTTGTTAGATCAACTAACAAAACATTAA
- a CDS encoding OmpA family protein produces MKLNLLLTLALPIVFYAQSNTSAGNTSDYPNAYSSGSANVHPFNNSSRMFRDWSVSVGGGGAFLQSADVNSFYDGKVNFGWNGYVSLDKQISHTFGMSLQYMMGKTNQKAMLPGALGVAAGVATAWTKFHQVSILGDVNFSNLLRRVDNHSPYRWALHGYGGVGFVGYNTLLLDNDMSRWNNSPRRIPIEIDQKLGLDTFFYQVGTGVKYNASKLIDVELRAMYYITGDDSFDGGGWTPVAIPPYNAITAGRSDNYFTVNLGLTFKLGKHDTHLSWYDPLQDVYGRTNALESTPNEFVVCEKGDNDNDGVCDDWDRQLDTPAGARVDGAGVALDMDLDGVIDLYDKCVTVPGPVENNGCPTTSSPVVTQNSTSAIDEVNKFFEGIEFELNSDKIRTKSFDKLNQAAEVIKSLDANSKFLVIGATDTRGSADLNQKLSQRRADAVVNYLVGKGVNSSVLTAEGRGKTDLKYPECDPATKCPEWKNEANRRVYFAQK; encoded by the coding sequence ATGAAATTAAATTTATTATTAACACTGGCTTTGCCGATTGTATTCTATGCCCAAAGCAACACATCTGCTGGGAATACGAGCGATTATCCAAATGCCTACTCTAGTGGTTCTGCAAATGTGCATCCTTTTAACAATTCTTCAAGGATGTTTCGTGACTGGTCGGTTTCTGTTGGAGGTGGTGGAGCATTTCTACAATCTGCAGATGTTAATTCTTTCTACGACGGCAAAGTTAATTTTGGATGGAATGGATATGTAAGCTTGGACAAGCAGATTTCCCATACTTTCGGAATGAGCCTACAGTACATGATGGGTAAAACCAATCAAAAAGCGATGTTACCCGGAGCTCTAGGAGTTGCGGCAGGTGTTGCAACTGCGTGGACAAAATTCCACCAAGTTTCTATTTTGGGGGATGTTAATTTTTCAAACTTACTTCGAAGAGTAGACAATCACTCACCTTACAGATGGGCGCTACATGGTTATGGTGGTGTTGGTTTTGTAGGGTATAATACGCTATTGCTGGATAACGATATGTCTAGATGGAATAATTCCCCTAGAAGGATTCCCATTGAAATTGACCAGAAGTTAGGTCTTGATACCTTTTTCTACCAAGTAGGAACAGGGGTTAAGTACAATGCATCTAAACTGATCGACGTAGAGTTACGAGCGATGTATTACATCACTGGAGATGACTCTTTCGACGGCGGTGGTTGGACACCGGTAGCTATACCTCCGTATAATGCTATTACAGCAGGACGTTCTGATAACTATTTTACAGTTAATTTAGGTCTTACCTTTAAATTAGGAAAACATGATACGCATTTGTCATGGTATGACCCATTGCAAGATGTTTACGGAAGAACAAATGCCTTGGAGAGTACACCAAATGAATTTGTAGTATGTGAAAAAGGCGATAACGATAATGATGGCGTTTGTGACGATTGGGATAGACAACTTGATACTCCTGCAGGTGCAAGAGTTGACGGTGCAGGTGTTGCTTTGGATATGGACTTGGACGGTGTTATCGATCTTTACGATAAATGCGTCACAGTTCCAGGACCAGTTGAAAATAATGGTTGCCCAACAACAAGCTCACCGGTGGTAACGCAAAACTCAACGTCAGCAATTGATGAAGTAAATAAGTTTTTTGAGGGAATTGAATTTGAACTTAATAGTGATAAAATCAGAACGAAATCTTTTGATAAACTAAATCAAGCGGCTGAAGTCATCAAATCTTTAGATGCAAACAGCAAATTTTTGGTCATTGGTGCAACTGATACCAGAGGCTCTGCCGATCTAAACCAAAAATTATCACAAAGAAGAGCCGATGCGGTAGTTAATTACTTAGTTGGCAAAGGAGTTAACTCATCTGTATTGACCGCGGAAGGAAGAGGCAAAACTGACCTTAAGTATCCTGAATGCGATCCTGCTACAAAATGTCCTGAATGGAAAAACGAGGCAAACAGAAGAGTATATTTCGCTCAAAAATAA
- a CDS encoding OmpA family protein: MKLNLTSVALALVLPTAVFAQDSVAVSTGNYPNAYTSGSANVSPFTQASKRFNDWAISAGAGIPLMQSSDLTSIKGFGAGKNLYGWSAYLSVDKAITHAFGLKLQYDKGESRQGFVNTKDHVASPTGDGARTQYDAISLLGDINFSNLLRRVDNHSPFRWALHGYAGVGSLSYRAYRQDAGAAYNQQLITEVKPFKLGSLFAQAGAGLKYRATKSIDLEGRMMYIVTGDEDFDGAGGRSYNGIVNDNPSDNLINVTLGATLNLGKHESHLFWHDPLQEIYYKLDVLADKNQDVEVCKKGDADNDGVCDDWDRQLDTPAGARVDGAGVALDTDLDGVIDLYDKCTTVPGPVENNGCPTTSSSTVSDNTRTLEGIEFDLNSDKILPSNTPILNNAVNYINSSSGSYNVIGATDTRASDAYNQKLSERRANNVKSYLIQNGVEAGKLNAIGRGEKDLKYPECEPATKCPEWKNRANRRVYFEAK; the protein is encoded by the coding sequence ATGAAACTAAATTTAACAAGCGTTGCATTGGCTCTAGTTTTACCTACAGCTGTTTTTGCACAAGATTCTGTTGCGGTTTCAACTGGAAATTATCCAAATGCATATACTTCTGGTTCTGCAAACGTATCTCCTTTTACACAAGCTTCGAAGAGATTTAACGATTGGGCAATCTCTGCAGGAGCAGGTATTCCGTTGATGCAGTCATCAGATTTAACTTCAATCAAGGGATTTGGAGCAGGTAAGAATTTATACGGGTGGTCTGCTTATTTAAGCGTTGATAAAGCTATTACTCATGCTTTCGGATTAAAATTGCAGTATGATAAAGGTGAATCAAGACAAGGGTTTGTAAATACAAAAGATCATGTTGCATCTCCAACAGGTGATGGGGCAAGAACTCAATATGATGCAATCTCATTATTAGGAGATATCAATTTTTCTAACCTTTTGAGAAGAGTAGATAATCACTCTCCATTTAGATGGGCTCTTCACGGTTATGCCGGAGTAGGTTCATTATCATATAGGGCATATAGACAAGATGCAGGTGCAGCTTATAATCAGCAACTAATTACAGAAGTAAAACCATTTAAATTGGGAAGTCTTTTCGCACAAGCTGGTGCCGGTCTGAAGTATAGAGCTACAAAATCTATTGACTTAGAAGGAAGAATGATGTACATTGTTACAGGAGATGAAGATTTTGATGGTGCAGGTGGAAGGTCTTACAATGGAATCGTCAACGACAACCCATCGGATAACTTAATCAACGTTACCTTGGGAGCTACCTTAAATTTAGGAAAACACGAATCACACCTTTTCTGGCATGACCCGCTACAGGAAATCTATTACAAGTTAGATGTCTTGGCTGACAAAAACCAGGATGTTGAAGTTTGTAAAAAAGGAGATGCTGATAACGACGGCGTTTGTGATGATTGGGATAGACAACTTGATACTCCAGCAGGTGCAAGAGTTGATGGTGCAGGTGTAGCTCTAGATACAGACTTAGATGGCGTAATCGATCTTTATGATAAATGTACTACCGTTCCAGGACCAGTTGAAAATAACGGTTGTCCTACAACTTCTTCTTCAACAGTTTCTGATAACACAAGAACTTTGGAAGGAATTGAGTTTGACTTGAATTCAGACAAAATTCTTCCATCAAATACTCCTATCTTAAATAACGCTGTAAATTATATTAACTCTTCAAGTGGTTCTTACAACGTAATTGGCGCAACAGATACAAGAGCTTCTGACGCTTATAACCAAAAATTGTCCGAAAGAAGAGCAAACAATGTAAAAAGTTATTTAATCCAGAATGGTGTAGAAGCAGGTAAATTAAACGCAATTGGTAGAGGTGAAAAAGACCTTAAATATCCAGAGTGTGAACCAGCTACAAAATGTCCTGAATGGAAAAACAGAGCAAACAGAAGAGTTTACTTTGAAGCAAAATAA
- a CDS encoding RecQ family ATP-dependent DNA helicase, translating to MISQQDFQKLKFDTLKHFWGYDSFRDSQEEIINSIISGKDALALLPTGGGKSLCYQLPALILTGTCLVISPLLALMKDQVYQLKNNGIEAEYLSSELDNFDAEVIFNRCKDGLTKLLYISPERLKNRIFLQNLEEIQISFIAVDEAHCISEWGQDFRPSYQNIKNFRANFQHIPCLALTATATLKVLNEIQSKLNLRNPEIFKQSFRRTNIHIVADQISDKYERVLNLMKYNRNSGIIYVRTRKESEELVQFLHRNKIENVDFFHAGLPVKEKNLKQKHWIENDNQVLVSTNAFGMGIDKDNVRLVVHFSPSQSIENYYQEIGRAGRDGGESYTFLLWNKQELENLDRILNNQIPSKTEFKNIVSYLYSTFQIAENDLPEDVFQLHIQKIQNFTKTSLAKIRNVLTFLHNQEIIFFNSNKSLSSLELKISPEELDLLSKKDSYFVETLFRNFPGLTSHKIMFSEQTLSNKINVDQHVIKERIKELQQNNYLEYIDGALSSVKFLKHRDERSINGKYWSLFEQIQKNKLRKWEEMKFFVENSEFCKMKLILSYFGEKKVKSCGKCSVCEKQKESVFGRDISEEILQVLRNKPSNVEEISIRLNYYEKENILENLIYLLDEGKVKMLNFRTYTVA from the coding sequence ATGATTTCCCAGCAAGATTTTCAAAAGCTGAAGTTCGACACCCTAAAGCATTTTTGGGGATACGACTCTTTCCGTGATTCACAAGAGGAAATCATCAACTCAATTATTTCGGGAAAAGATGCTTTGGCTCTGCTTCCGACTGGTGGCGGAAAGTCTTTGTGTTACCAACTTCCAGCCCTCATTTTAACAGGAACTTGTTTAGTGATTTCTCCTCTTTTGGCTTTAATGAAAGATCAGGTTTATCAACTCAAAAATAATGGAATTGAAGCAGAATATCTCTCTTCCGAACTGGATAACTTTGATGCAGAAGTTATTTTTAACCGCTGCAAAGACGGACTTACAAAGCTTCTATACATCTCTCCGGAAAGATTAAAGAACCGGATCTTTCTTCAGAATTTGGAAGAAATTCAAATTTCTTTTATTGCGGTGGATGAGGCACATTGTATTTCTGAATGGGGACAAGATTTTAGACCGAGTTATCAAAATATTAAAAACTTTAGAGCAAATTTTCAACATATCCCATGTTTGGCTTTAACGGCAACCGCTACTCTGAAAGTTCTCAACGAAATTCAATCAAAACTCAACCTAAGAAATCCTGAAATTTTTAAGCAAAGTTTCCGCAGAACAAACATTCATATTGTTGCTGACCAGATTTCTGATAAATATGAAAGGGTACTGAATTTGATGAAATACAACCGAAACTCTGGAATTATTTATGTACGGACAAGAAAAGAGTCCGAAGAATTGGTTCAATTTCTGCACCGAAATAAAATTGAAAATGTAGATTTTTTTCATGCAGGATTACCCGTAAAGGAAAAAAATCTGAAACAAAAACATTGGATTGAAAACGATAATCAGGTATTGGTTTCAACAAATGCTTTCGGAATGGGAATCGATAAGGACAATGTTCGTCTTGTCGTACATTTTTCTCCGTCACAGTCCATAGAAAACTATTACCAGGAAATTGGGAGGGCAGGAAGAGACGGTGGCGAATCTTACACTTTTCTTCTTTGGAATAAACAGGAACTTGAAAATTTGGATCGAATTCTTAATAATCAAATTCCGTCAAAAACGGAGTTTAAAAATATAGTTTCATATCTGTATTCTACCTTTCAGATTGCGGAAAACGATTTGCCGGAAGATGTTTTTCAACTCCATATCCAAAAAATTCAGAATTTCACAAAAACTTCTTTGGCGAAAATCAGGAATGTGCTGACCTTTCTTCATAATCAGGAAATTATTTTTTTCAACAGTAATAAGTCGCTTTCATCATTGGAATTAAAAATTTCTCCGGAAGAGTTGGATTTGCTTTCCAAAAAAGATTCTTATTTTGTTGAAACTTTATTTCGGAACTTTCCAGGACTTACTTCTCACAAGATCATGTTCAGCGAGCAGACCTTAAGCAATAAAATCAATGTGGATCAACATGTGATCAAGGAGCGAATTAAAGAATTGCAGCAGAATAATTATTTGGAATATATTGATGGAGCACTTTCCAGCGTAAAGTTTCTGAAACATCGGGACGAGCGTTCAATTAATGGGAAATATTGGAGTCTTTTTGAACAGATTCAAAAAAATAAATTACGAAAGTGGGAAGAAATGAAGTTTTTCGTAGAAAATTCAGAGTTCTGCAAAATGAAGTTGATCCTTTCCTATTTCGGTGAAAAGAAGGTGAAAAGCTGCGGTAAATGCTCGGTTTGTGAGAAACAGAAAGAGAGCGTTTTTGGAAGAGATATCTCCGAAGAAATTCTTCAGGTTTTACGAAACAAACCTTCAAATGTTGAGGAAATATCCATCCGACTAAATTATTATGAGAAGGAAAATATCCTCGAAAACCTTATTTATCTTTTAGATGAAGGAAAAGTGAAAATGCTTAATTTCAGAACCTATACTGTTGCATGA
- the fmt gene encoding methionyl-tRNA formyltransferase produces MKSLKVVFFGTPEFAKTSLEAIHQSQHQIVGVVTVADKASGRGQRIHESPVKTFAVKNNLTVFQPEKLRNPEFLDQVKSLNADVFVVVAFRMMPKVLFEMPEFGTFNLHASLLPDYRGAAPINYAVINGETKTGATTFFINEKIDEGNILLQEEIEILPDENAGELHDRLMQMGAKLVVKTLDGLAENAIREKPQPMVEHPKNAFKIFKNDTKINWNRNSETIHNFIRGMSPYPCAFTILTIGNEKKSLKIYSGKFEISNPQKSPGTLEIDKNHFKIFTKDGFYEPQELQLEGKKRMNVKDFLNGFRNFDNISMAEN; encoded by the coding sequence ATGAAGTCATTAAAAGTTGTGTTTTTCGGGACACCAGAATTTGCTAAAACCTCGCTAGAAGCTATTCATCAATCACAACATCAAATTGTTGGTGTGGTAACCGTTGCAGATAAAGCAAGCGGTCGCGGACAGAGAATTCATGAATCCCCAGTAAAAACTTTTGCCGTAAAAAATAATCTTACCGTTTTTCAACCCGAAAAATTGAGAAATCCAGAGTTTTTGGATCAAGTCAAAAGTTTAAATGCAGACGTTTTTGTCGTAGTCGCTTTCCGGATGATGCCAAAAGTCTTATTTGAGATGCCAGAATTTGGAACTTTCAATCTTCATGCCTCATTACTTCCAGACTATCGTGGTGCGGCTCCGATTAACTATGCGGTAATTAATGGCGAGACTAAAACTGGTGCAACAACATTCTTCATCAATGAAAAAATCGACGAGGGAAATATTCTACTTCAGGAAGAAATTGAAATTTTACCAGATGAAAACGCGGGAGAACTTCACGACCGACTGATGCAAATGGGTGCGAAACTCGTGGTGAAAACTTTAGACGGACTTGCTGAAAACGCTATTCGGGAAAAACCGCAACCAATGGTTGAACATCCTAAAAATGCCTTTAAAATTTTTAAAAACGACACTAAAATCAACTGGAATCGTAATTCAGAAACCATTCACAATTTTATTCGCGGAATGTCGCCATATCCTTGTGCATTCACCATTTTAACAATAGGGAACGAGAAAAAATCGCTGAAAATCTACAGTGGGAAATTCGAGATTTCAAATCCTCAAAAATCACCGGGAACTTTAGAAATCGATAAAAATCATTTCAAAATTTTTACAAAAGATGGCTTTTACGAGCCGCAAGAACTGCAATTGGAAGGAAAAAAGAGAATGAATGTAAAAGATTTTTTAAATGGCTTTCGCAATTTTGATAATATTTCGATGGCCGAAAATTAA
- a CDS encoding choice-of-anchor L domain-containing protein produces the protein MVKNSFLKNLFSLIFFISLNLGKAQQYITVSSKTADELVKDVFIGPQNASCISVSNISVNGWQDYGNYPFSYGYFEKGTLPFDIEKGIILSTGAAANAAGPNNTTIVSDGAGSDWVGDPDLSILGISGKFMNATSLEFDFVANNITGISFDYMFLSEEYHGTSGCNYSDAFAFLIKEVGSSNYENIATVLNLKTGNLDPVSSTSVRDNTFCQPRNEEYFGRYNIPPSLPRNLSPTTFDGQTKVLTAKKDNIIPGKKYHIKLVIADHGSNANTQYDSAVFLKAGSFVGKKDLGPDLLISTNNPLCEGSSDKIIDATTAGASSYKWFKDGVELIGQTNPTLSVPGIPASAGKYEVEINLSGCILRGSVIIEIGEKAIAPLGTFSVCDKTLSGSVPINFDELNPQIISNYNTTFIPKYYLDKTQAQNGTGTPLVNGWLLTANTKLYVRIESIYNCTPVIGEITLTIGNKVNLIKNTYSTPGICNDNFQGVSVNLSNYNSQFTTDPTVNVIFYNSLNEAKAAIAGTSINPNQNLNDTKTFGIRLENATDCPNVASLTVNIKSPKKSTVLQDKKICGNSTVVLDAGSGFDHYLWSDGTTSQTITAGIGEYFVDLFFDQCVYRQTVKVTAAEIPVITHVDVVGNTVTIFATGGNAPYQYEYSIDGTNFQTSNVFFNVPRGVHTAYVKDSENCGYGQKQFLILNLINTITPNGDGINDVLNYSDLKMKKDVKMEIFDRFGNKVFKASDHYIWDGKLNGRILPTGTYWYLLNWTEPDSNLPVSYQGWILIKNRN, from the coding sequence ATGGTCAAAAATAGCTTTCTTAAAAATCTTTTCTCGCTGATTTTTTTCATTTCTCTAAATCTTGGGAAAGCGCAGCAGTACATTACGGTAAGTTCTAAAACCGCTGATGAATTAGTGAAAGACGTTTTCATTGGGCCACAAAATGCGAGCTGTATTTCGGTATCCAACATTTCAGTTAACGGATGGCAGGATTATGGGAACTACCCTTTTAGTTATGGATATTTTGAGAAAGGAACTCTACCTTTTGATATTGAGAAAGGAATCATTTTAAGTACAGGTGCTGCAGCAAACGCAGCCGGCCCAAATAACACTACAATTGTAAGCGACGGCGCTGGAAGCGATTGGGTAGGCGATCCAGATCTTTCGATCCTGGGTATTTCCGGAAAATTCATGAATGCAACTTCTTTAGAGTTTGATTTTGTGGCAAACAACATTACTGGAATAAGCTTTGACTACATGTTTCTTTCTGAAGAATATCACGGAACAAGTGGCTGTAACTATTCCGACGCATTTGCATTTCTAATCAAAGAAGTGGGTTCAAGCAATTATGAAAACATTGCCACTGTTTTGAATTTAAAAACAGGGAATCTTGATCCGGTTTCGTCCACGTCGGTTAGAGATAATACTTTTTGTCAACCACGAAACGAGGAGTATTTTGGGAGATACAATATTCCACCTTCATTACCACGAAATCTTTCGCCAACAACTTTCGATGGCCAAACCAAAGTCCTTACCGCCAAGAAAGACAATATCATTCCTGGCAAAAAGTATCACATCAAATTGGTAATCGCAGATCACGGCTCCAATGCGAACACTCAATATGATTCCGCCGTTTTTTTAAAAGCAGGAAGTTTTGTTGGAAAAAAAGATTTGGGACCAGATTTATTAATTTCGACCAATAATCCCCTGTGCGAAGGAAGCAGCGATAAAATTATTGACGCCACCACAGCAGGAGCCTCCTCTTATAAATGGTTTAAAGATGGTGTTGAATTAATTGGGCAAACCAACCCTACGCTTTCGGTTCCGGGTATTCCTGCTTCCGCTGGTAAATATGAAGTCGAGATTAATTTGTCGGGTTGTATTTTAAGAGGTTCAGTGATTATAGAAATCGGCGAAAAAGCAATCGCCCCGCTCGGAACTTTTTCTGTTTGTGACAAAACACTTTCCGGAAGTGTGCCGATCAATTTTGATGAGCTGAATCCGCAGATCATCTCTAATTATAACACGACATTTATCCCAAAATATTATTTGGATAAAACACAGGCTCAAAATGGCACAGGAACCCCATTGGTGAATGGTTGGCTTTTAACAGCGAATACAAAACTCTATGTTCGAATAGAAAGTATTTATAATTGCACTCCTGTTATCGGTGAAATCACTTTAACCATTGGCAACAAGGTAAATTTAATCAAAAACACATACTCAACACCCGGTATTTGTAACGACAACTTTCAGGGCGTAAGTGTAAATCTTTCCAATTATAACAGTCAGTTCACTACTGATCCTACAGTGAATGTGATTTTCTATAATTCGTTGAATGAAGCAAAAGCAGCAATCGCAGGAACTTCAATTAATCCTAATCAAAATTTAAATGATACAAAAACTTTTGGTATTCGCTTGGAAAACGCAACGGACTGCCCAAATGTTGCCTCATTAACTGTCAACATCAAATCTCCAAAAAAGTCTACCGTTCTGCAGGATAAAAAGATTTGCGGTAATTCAACTGTTGTGTTGGATGCAGGATCAGGATTTGATCACTATCTATGGAGCGACGGAACTACTTCGCAGACGATCACCGCTGGAATTGGCGAATATTTTGTGGACTTATTCTTCGATCAGTGTGTCTATCGGCAAACGGTAAAAGTAACCGCCGCTGAAATTCCGGTGATCACTCATGTAGATGTGGTGGGAAATACAGTCACTATTTTCGCAACTGGTGGAAACGCTCCTTACCAGTACGAATATTCAATTGATGGCACCAATTTTCAAACTTCCAATGTTTTTTTTAATGTTCCGCGTGGAGTTCATACCGCTTATGTTAAAGATTCCGAAAATTGTGGATATGGACAGAAACAGTTCTTAATCTTAAACCTGATCAACACCATTACTCCAAACGGCGACGGAATCAATGATGTTCTGAATTACTCCGACCTAAAAATGAAGAAAGATGTGAAAATGGAGATTTTTGACCGATTTGGTAACAAGGTTTTTAAAGCTTCTGACCACTATATTTGGGATGGAAAGCTTAATGGCAGAATTTTACCAACCGGAACGTACTGGTACCTTTTAAATTGGACTGAGCCTGACTCCAATCTTCCAGTTTCTTATCAAGGATGGATTCTGATAAAGAACCGAAATTAA